From a single Bacillota bacterium genomic region:
- a CDS encoding NADH-quinone oxidoreductase subunit M, translating to MHAPILSILLLLPLAGALITLLLPGDRKAALRGWATAVTGLELVAFAVALAGFDPARPGFQWVERVPWVPSLGIQYYLGVDGISLAMVGLTALIWLVAVIASYGIEERVKEYFVLLLLLEAAVMGVFESLDYVLFYVAWELVLVPMYFLIAIWGGPRREYAAMKFLLYTMVGSLLMLVGIVALYAFTGFRTFSIPEIARLAPAMVPAQWKDWIWLLLFAGFAVKVPIWPFHTWLPDAHVEAPTPISVVLAAILLKLGLYGFLRISDPTLPEAARHFALLFGILGVINILYAAFAALAQKDMKRVVAYSSISHMGFAVLGIAAGTPLSVNGAVFVMVSHGLVAAMLFLMVGVFYDRTHSRDMDRVNGMYEATPVAATFMAFAAFANLGLPFLSGFVGEFFTLAGTIGVYPTQVFLAALGLVMVAAFNLMLMHRVLMGKPHEEHRGLPDISRREAVSMLPLMAFTLLLGVLPATLVHLTNPSALQFVRLLASLGGGL from the coding sequence TTGCACGCTCCGATTCTCTCGATCCTCCTCTTGTTGCCGCTGGCCGGCGCTCTCATCACCCTGCTCCTGCCGGGCGACCGGAAGGCGGCGCTCCGCGGCTGGGCGACGGCCGTGACCGGGCTGGAGCTGGTCGCCTTCGCGGTGGCGCTGGCGGGCTTCGACCCGGCCCGCCCGGGCTTCCAGTGGGTGGAACGGGTGCCGTGGGTGCCGTCGCTGGGGATCCAGTACTACCTGGGCGTCGACGGGATCAGCCTGGCCATGGTCGGCCTGACCGCGCTGATCTGGCTGGTGGCGGTGATCGCCTCCTACGGGATCGAGGAGCGGGTGAAGGAGTACTTCGTCCTTCTCCTCCTCCTGGAGGCGGCGGTGATGGGCGTCTTCGAGTCGCTGGACTACGTCCTCTTCTACGTGGCCTGGGAACTGGTCCTGGTGCCGATGTACTTCCTCATCGCCATCTGGGGCGGGCCGCGCCGGGAGTACGCGGCGATGAAGTTCCTCCTCTACACCATGGTCGGCTCGCTCCTGATGCTGGTGGGGATCGTGGCCCTCTACGCCTTCACCGGCTTCCGCACCTTCTCCATCCCGGAGATCGCCCGCCTGGCGCCGGCCATGGTGCCGGCGCAGTGGAAGGACTGGATCTGGCTCCTCCTCTTCGCCGGTTTCGCGGTCAAGGTGCCCATCTGGCCGTTCCACACCTGGCTTCCTGACGCGCACGTGGAGGCGCCGACGCCCATCTCGGTGGTGCTGGCGGCCATCCTGCTGAAGCTGGGGCTCTACGGCTTCCTGCGCATCAGCGATCCGACGCTGCCCGAGGCGGCGCGCCACTTCGCCCTGCTCTTCGGCATCCTGGGCGTGATCAACATCCTCTACGCCGCCTTCGCGGCGCTGGCCCAGAAGGACATGAAGCGCGTGGTCGCCTACTCCAGCATCAGCCACATGGGCTTCGCCGTCCTCGGGATCGCGGCGGGGACGCCGCTCTCGGTCAACGGGGCCGTCTTCGTCATGGTCTCCCACGGGCTGGTGGCGGCCATGCTCTTCCTCATGGTCGGCGTCTTCTACGACCGGACGCACAGCCGCGACATGGACCGCGTCAACGGCATGTACGAGGCGACGCCCGTCGCGGCCACCTTCATGGCCTTCGCCGCCTTCGCCAACCTGGGGCTGCCCTTCCTCTCCGGCTTCGTGGGCGAGTTCTTCACCCTGGCGGGGACCATCGGGGTCTATCCGACCCAGGTCTTCCTGGCGGCGCTGGGCCTGGTGATGGTGGCCGCCTTCAACCTGATGCTGATGCATCGCGTGCTGATGGGTAAGCCGCACGAAGAGCACCGGGGGCTGCCGGACATCAGCAGGCGGGAAGCGGTGAGCATGCTGCCGCTGATGGCCTTCACCCTGCTGCTCGGCGTGCTGCCGGCCACGCTGGTCCACCTGACCAACCCGAGCGCCCTCCAGTTCGTCCGCCTGCTCGCCAGCCTGGGAGGTGGTCTCTAG
- a CDS encoding NADH-quinone oxidoreductase subunit J encodes MNGSLVAFVVLAAVTLFAAWKVATTPNVTHAALFLALAFVGVSGIYLLLEANFLAAVQIIIYAGAILTVTIFAIMLSEMPAISGRDRANLFARLTSRAWGVLPLLVAGLFAAVLVWAYGRSWAALGVDRPAGAAPGVAALGDGLFSVYVVPFEVASVLLLASMIGAIVLTVRKEDRP; translated from the coding sequence ATGAACGGGTCGCTGGTCGCTTTCGTCGTCCTGGCGGCGGTGACGCTCTTCGCAGCCTGGAAGGTGGCCACCACGCCCAACGTCACCCACGCGGCGCTCTTTCTCGCCCTGGCCTTCGTCGGCGTGAGCGGGATCTACCTGCTGCTGGAGGCCAACTTCCTGGCGGCGGTGCAGATCATCATCTACGCCGGGGCCATCCTGACGGTCACCATCTTCGCCATCATGCTCTCGGAGATGCCGGCCATCAGCGGCCGCGACCGGGCCAACCTCTTCGCGCGCCTCACCTCGCGGGCCTGGGGCGTCCTGCCTCTCCTGGTCGCCGGGCTCTTCGCGGCGGTCCTGGTCTGGGCCTATGGCCGCAGCTGGGCCGCCCTGGGCGTCGACCGGCCGGCGGGGGCCGCTCCGGGCGTGGCTGCGCTGGGCGACGGCCTCTTCTCGGTCTACGTCGTCCCGTTCGAGGTGGCCTCCGTCCTCCTCCTGGCCTCCATGATCGGCGCCATCGTCCTCACCGTCAGGAAGGAGGACCGCCCGTGA
- a CDS encoding NADH-quinone oxidoreductase subunit N, giving the protein MPSAFNLASILPELILTGLGLLLLVLAAFSSEASERAASPYLTVIGLLVAFVSLLWTPVEAQPVLGGMVYSDLFTLFFRMVLIGALIIVVLMSTPYVDRKGISPGAFYALLLFSSAGALFFLNAADVVSFYVGLETLTIPSYLLAGMMTRDARSNEASLKYFLNGAVASAVLLFGFSLLYGATGTTEMTLLARRLAEAGADPLALSGMFLVLVGLGFKIAAVPFHLWAPDVYEGAPTPVTAFLSVVSKGAAFAAILRLLFTALVPLQADWRAVFAVLSVLGMVVGNVSALHQRNLKRLLAYSSIAHAGYIMAGLAAGTSLGFQAVMFYVLVYAVMNLGAFAVVVALGDAGEEESLEGIRGLRQRNPWLAVAMALFMLSLIGIPFFPGFWGKLYLFQATIQAGMAWLAIAIGINSAISVYYYYGVIHAMFVRAPADGHAQPFHPSWGVGLGVAVTALAVILVGLAPGGFLGWVARAAWFQ; this is encoded by the coding sequence ATGCCGTCGGCCTTCAACCTCGCCAGCATCCTGCCCGAGCTGATCCTGACCGGCCTGGGCCTGCTGCTCCTGGTGCTGGCCGCCTTCAGCAGCGAGGCGAGCGAGCGGGCGGCCAGCCCCTACCTGACGGTGATCGGCCTCCTGGTCGCCTTCGTCAGCCTGCTCTGGACGCCCGTCGAGGCGCAGCCGGTGCTGGGCGGGATGGTCTACAGCGACCTCTTCACGCTCTTCTTCCGCATGGTGCTGATCGGCGCGCTGATCATCGTCGTCCTGATGAGCACCCCCTACGTGGACAGGAAGGGGATCTCCCCGGGAGCGTTCTACGCGCTCCTGCTCTTCTCCAGCGCCGGTGCGCTCTTCTTCCTCAACGCCGCCGACGTGGTCAGCTTCTACGTGGGCCTGGAGACGCTGACGATCCCCTCCTACCTGCTGGCGGGGATGATGACGCGGGACGCCCGCTCCAACGAGGCGTCGCTCAAGTACTTCCTGAACGGCGCCGTCGCCTCGGCGGTCCTCCTCTTCGGCTTCTCGCTCCTCTACGGCGCCACCGGCACGACGGAGATGACGCTCCTGGCGCGCCGGCTGGCCGAGGCGGGGGCGGACCCGCTGGCGCTCTCGGGCATGTTCCTGGTGCTGGTCGGCCTCGGCTTCAAGATCGCCGCGGTCCCCTTCCACCTCTGGGCGCCCGACGTCTACGAGGGCGCTCCGACGCCGGTGACCGCCTTCCTGTCGGTGGTCTCCAAGGGTGCCGCCTTCGCCGCCATCCTGCGGTTGCTCTTCACGGCGCTGGTGCCGCTCCAGGCCGACTGGCGGGCGGTCTTCGCCGTCCTCTCGGTCCTGGGCATGGTGGTGGGCAACGTCTCGGCGCTGCACCAGCGGAACCTGAAGCGGCTGCTGGCCTACTCCTCCATCGCCCACGCCGGCTACATCATGGCCGGCCTGGCGGCGGGCACCTCGCTCGGCTTCCAGGCGGTCATGTTCTACGTGCTGGTCTACGCGGTGATGAACCTGGGCGCCTTCGCGGTGGTGGTGGCGCTGGGCGACGCCGGCGAGGAAGAGAGCCTCGAGGGGATCCGCGGCCTCCGGCAGCGGAATCCGTGGCTGGCCGTGGCCATGGCGCTCTTCATGCTCTCGCTGATCGGCATCCCCTTCTTCCCGGGCTTCTGGGGGAAGCTCTACCTCTTCCAGGCCACGATCCAGGCCGGCATGGCCTGGCTGGCCATCGCCATCGGGATCAACTCGGCGATCAGCGTCTACTACTACTACGGCGTCATCCACGCCATGTTCGTGCGGGCGCCCGCCGACGGGCACGCCCAGCCGTTCCACCCCTCGTGGGGCGTGGGGCTGGGCGTGGCGGTGACCGCGCTGGCGGTCATCCTGGTCGGCCTCGCGCCCGGCGGCTTCCTCGGCTGGGTGGCGCGCGCCGCCTGGTTCCAGTGA
- the nuoH gene encoding NADH-quinone oxidoreductase subunit NuoH, with protein MPVWLSDALWALLKVVLTLAFVGLNAYVVIWGERKVAARFQRRVGPEVVGGPAGILQSLADGVKLLAKEDIRPAMADGPVWFWAPVLAMVPGVLVLLVIPYDPHLTLVRMDWSLVLAMAASAFTAISYFMAGWGSNNKYSLLGAMRGVAQLVSYEIPLILSFLGVVMITGTLDLSRIAEQQDRLWLVIPQILGFIVFYIASLAELNRVPFDLVSGESELVAGYLTEYSGIRWTLFLFGEYTNLFASSALAVTLFFGGWHGPLLPGWLWFLIKTYTLVWVAMWIRWTLPRVRIDQLMDLGWKFLTPLALINVALTGIWLAVL; from the coding sequence GTGCCCGTCTGGCTGAGCGACGCGCTCTGGGCGCTGCTGAAGGTGGTGCTGACCCTGGCGTTCGTGGGCCTGAACGCCTACGTCGTGATCTGGGGCGAGCGGAAGGTGGCCGCCCGCTTCCAGCGCCGGGTGGGTCCCGAGGTGGTGGGCGGCCCGGCCGGCATCCTGCAGAGCCTGGCGGACGGCGTCAAGCTGCTGGCCAAGGAGGATATCCGCCCGGCCATGGCCGACGGGCCGGTCTGGTTCTGGGCGCCGGTCCTGGCCATGGTGCCGGGTGTCCTGGTCCTGCTGGTGATCCCGTACGACCCGCACCTCACCCTGGTCCGCATGGACTGGAGCCTGGTGCTGGCCATGGCTGCCAGCGCCTTCACCGCCATCTCCTACTTCATGGCCGGCTGGGGGTCGAACAACAAGTACTCCCTCCTGGGAGCGATGCGCGGGGTGGCGCAGCTGGTCAGCTACGAGATCCCGCTCATCCTCTCCTTCCTGGGCGTGGTGATGATCACCGGCACGCTGGACCTCAGCCGGATCGCCGAGCAGCAGGACCGGCTCTGGCTGGTGATCCCGCAGATCCTGGGTTTCATCGTCTTCTACATCGCCTCGCTGGCCGAGCTGAACCGGGTCCCCTTCGACCTGGTCTCCGGCGAGTCGGAGCTGGTCGCCGGCTACCTGACCGAGTACTCGGGCATCCGCTGGACCCTGTTCCTGTTCGGCGAGTACACCAACCTCTTCGCCAGCTCCGCCCTGGCGGTCACGCTCTTCTTCGGCGGCTGGCACGGGCCGCTTCTGCCCGGCTGGCTCTGGTTCCTGATCAAGACGTACACGCTGGTCTGGGTGGCGATGTGGATCCGTTGGACGCTGCCCAGGGTGCGCATCGACCAGCTGATGGACCTGGGGTGGAAGTTCCTGACGCCGCTGGCCCTGATCAACGTGGCGCTGACCGGGATCTGGCTGGCGGTGCTGTGA
- the nuoL gene encoding NADH-quinone oxidoreductase subunit L, whose amino-acid sequence MQHVWIIPAVVLVAFALTLFLGPRLKEGASTFGIAGVGLAFVLSLVTLAEVLGGATAHVTFPWLTIGQTTVPMGFRVGPLEAVTLVMVSLVSWMVVTYSRGYMHGDDRYNRFFSNITLFVFAMLGLVIADNFLEFVFFWELMGLESYLLIAHWFRDLDNARAGMKAFLTTRLGDAAMFVGIWLYFLHTHTFQFDASLAGIPTGTLTLIGLLLFAGAVGKSAQVPLHIWLPDAMAGPTPVSALIHAATMVAAGVFLVARAYPIFVAAPAAWVTAAIVGGVTALVGALIATVQEDIKKTLAYSTISQLGYMMLSLGVGGYAAALFHLITHGFFKALLFLGSGSVIHATGTQNMHEMGGLWRKMKGTAITFMIGAAALSGIPPFAGFFSKDEILTQAFGSAYPVLFWLALLAAFLTAYYMTRAVVLTFFGAPRVKEIWEHAHESPAVMLVPLIVLAVPATLAGFLGAPQLGSWFSHFVRPPVEAAEVPPNGLVSLMAVTAALLGILVGLGVYATGAVDRRQAIRDLKPLYVALKQKLYFDHVAAGVVGLTLGLSTAVGAFDRWVIDGLVNGTGWLVMTVGNGVRKLASGSGQAYAMILLAGALIGLLVFQVMGG is encoded by the coding sequence GTGCAACACGTCTGGATAATCCCCGCGGTGGTCCTGGTCGCCTTCGCGCTCACCCTCTTCCTGGGTCCGCGACTGAAGGAAGGCGCCTCGACCTTCGGCATCGCCGGCGTCGGGCTGGCCTTCGTCCTCAGCCTGGTCACGCTGGCCGAGGTGCTGGGGGGCGCCACGGCGCACGTCACCTTCCCCTGGCTGACCATCGGCCAGACCACGGTCCCGATGGGCTTCCGCGTCGGGCCGCTGGAAGCGGTCACGCTGGTCATGGTCAGCCTGGTCTCCTGGATGGTGGTCACCTACTCGCGGGGCTACATGCATGGCGACGACCGCTACAACCGGTTCTTCTCCAACATCACGCTCTTCGTCTTCGCCATGCTGGGGCTGGTCATCGCCGACAACTTCCTGGAGTTCGTCTTCTTCTGGGAGCTGATGGGCCTCGAGTCCTACCTGCTGATCGCGCACTGGTTCCGCGACCTGGACAACGCCCGCGCGGGCATGAAGGCCTTCCTGACCACCCGGCTGGGTGACGCGGCGATGTTCGTCGGGATCTGGCTCTACTTCCTGCACACGCACACCTTCCAGTTCGACGCCAGCCTGGCGGGCATCCCCACCGGCACGCTGACGCTGATCGGCCTCCTGCTCTTCGCCGGCGCGGTGGGCAAGTCGGCGCAGGTGCCGCTCCACATCTGGCTGCCCGACGCCATGGCCGGCCCGACGCCGGTCAGCGCCCTGATCCACGCGGCCACCATGGTGGCCGCGGGCGTCTTCCTGGTGGCCCGGGCCTACCCCATCTTCGTGGCCGCGCCCGCCGCCTGGGTGACCGCGGCCATCGTGGGCGGCGTCACCGCGCTGGTGGGCGCCCTCATCGCCACGGTCCAGGAGGACATCAAGAAGACGCTCGCCTACTCGACCATCAGCCAGCTCGGCTACATGATGCTGAGCCTGGGCGTCGGCGGCTACGCGGCGGCCCTCTTCCACCTGATCACGCACGGCTTCTTCAAGGCGCTGCTCTTCCTGGGGTCGGGCAGCGTCATCCACGCCACCGGGACGCAGAACATGCACGAGATGGGCGGCCTCTGGCGGAAGATGAAGGGCACCGCCATCACCTTCATGATCGGCGCGGCGGCGCTCTCCGGCATCCCGCCCTTCGCCGGCTTCTTCTCCAAGGACGAGATCCTGACGCAGGCCTTCGGCTCCGCCTACCCGGTGCTCTTCTGGCTGGCGCTCCTCGCCGCCTTCCTCACCGCCTACTACATGACGCGGGCCGTCGTCCTCACCTTCTTCGGCGCGCCGCGGGTGAAGGAGATCTGGGAGCACGCGCACGAGTCGCCCGCCGTCATGCTGGTGCCGCTCATCGTCCTCGCGGTGCCGGCGACGCTGGCCGGCTTCCTCGGCGCGCCGCAGCTGGGCTCCTGGTTCAGCCACTTCGTCCGGCCGCCGGTGGAGGCGGCGGAGGTGCCGCCGAACGGCCTGGTCAGCCTGATGGCGGTGACGGCGGCGCTCCTCGGCATCCTGGTCGGGCTGGGCGTATACGCCACCGGCGCCGTCGACCGGCGGCAGGCGATCCGCGACCTGAAGCCGCTCTATGTGGCGCTGAAGCAGAAGCTCTACTTCGACCACGTGGCCGCCGGCGTGGTGGGCCTGACCCTCGGCCTCAGCACGGCGGTGGGCGCCTTCGACCGCTGGGTGATCGACGGTCTGGTCAACGGGACCGGCTGGCTGGTCATGACCGTGGGCAACGGCGTCAGGAAGCTGGCCTCGGGCAGCGGCCAGGCCTACGCCATGATCCTGCTGGCGGGTGCGCTCATCGGCCTCCTGGTATTCCAGGTGATGGGAGGGTAA
- a CDS encoding Ig-like domain-containing protein: MKARNKRYAAILSVVTVLALALSLVAVPMPTFAASTVKQSAFSDVKPTDPYANAFNALAAVGVYQGDQNGNANPTQQITRAEFAAVAVRLAGKAAVADSLQNQTPAFKDANSIPNWAWGAVNAAAALGIIKGYPDGTFRATNNVTEAEAATMIIRVLGNDGAAQTGLWPANYMAVAQQLGLLNGITNAAANVPATRADVAFMAYNALVTNLKWDAATSSFDKDYAGLSIYYTNPTTGEPKQRDKSQLTTYGEWLGVMAEDPSWPSKNLNVAGTVYLATATDVSAVQNQDVYVFRPFGASAYTTIVPSGQTSVVSGTVSGFSASTTTRNGYISLGGKLYPVTSDTTYSVNGTPVTQDELQRLPKGFTSGAYSATVTLDSNGNAANVAVTRYNLSGFLTQATPAASSPDTLDEIRVATFDSATPGTGTYDVTGATLLLDGQSAAVADIQKALSDFSSAHSGQPISVKIETPYNTSTHAFDVAGPSTRGTAVAVKVSTKTVSGQVTAFGSDSSGTYVQLSGQDNAIYIANSNLGSSDFRVGANVTVLLDASGNAVAVLQTSAQQTDFYAILSKINTTSSSSGGTTTTITVTMGDGSAATYTLRSGVSVDQGLVGEPVYVTVGSDGYVSSVASYNNAFVPVSGTVSQVTSSYVQLQGLSPYVISGTPLIFDAADTSFANQLPLASVVKGQKAELYLNSKGQVGLIILSTVQVSSLTLNSGSSLTLNQGSTYQLQVTATVGGTTQDVTDISGYNSSNPVVATVSPTGLVTAQQPGVARITVSYRGSVAMVDVTVPGVTGLAVEGPDGNTHDATHPYQMTTGDTAQLSVLAVPGYADLTPYASYSSSDESVATVNQAGLVTAVGAGTAQITVRYNGQQAAFTVSVSAPVTLNSISVTPSSPVSLTTGATLQLKVTANLSDSTTPDVTDSASYSSNDTSVATVSNTGLVTATGPGVATITVSYGGKQQTLQVQVDLDKLQSITVQPSSATLSAGAQLQLKVTAKFADNVTKDVTGVAAYASSDSSVATVTPSGLVTAKATGNATITVTYGGQNGTAAIIVP, from the coding sequence ATGAAGGCACGAAACAAGCGGTACGCCGCGATCCTGTCGGTCGTGACCGTACTGGCGCTCGCGCTGAGCCTCGTGGCCGTGCCGATGCCCACCTTCGCGGCATCGACCGTCAAGCAAAGCGCGTTCTCAGACGTCAAGCCGACGGATCCGTACGCGAACGCGTTCAACGCACTGGCGGCGGTGGGCGTCTACCAGGGCGACCAGAACGGCAACGCCAACCCGACGCAGCAGATCACGCGTGCGGAGTTCGCGGCCGTGGCGGTGCGCTTGGCGGGCAAGGCCGCCGTGGCCGACTCGCTCCAGAATCAGACGCCAGCTTTCAAGGACGCGAACTCGATTCCGAATTGGGCCTGGGGCGCTGTCAACGCGGCGGCGGCGCTGGGGATCATCAAGGGCTATCCTGATGGGACCTTCCGCGCTACCAATAATGTGACCGAGGCCGAGGCCGCGACCATGATCATCCGCGTCCTCGGGAACGATGGGGCTGCACAGACGGGGCTCTGGCCGGCGAACTACATGGCAGTCGCGCAGCAGCTGGGCCTCCTGAACGGCATTACGAACGCGGCGGCAAACGTCCCGGCCACGCGGGCAGACGTGGCTTTCATGGCATACAACGCCCTCGTGACCAACTTGAAATGGGACGCAGCAACGAGCTCGTTCGACAAGGACTATGCGGGCCTCTCGATCTACTACACGAACCCGACAACGGGTGAGCCTAAGCAGCGCGACAAGTCGCAACTCACGACTTACGGCGAATGGCTGGGCGTGATGGCCGAGGATCCCAGCTGGCCGTCCAAGAACCTGAACGTAGCCGGCACGGTCTACCTCGCCACAGCGACCGACGTTAGCGCGGTACAGAACCAGGACGTGTACGTGTTTCGGCCGTTCGGCGCGAGTGCGTACACGACCATAGTGCCTAGCGGGCAAACGTCGGTGGTGAGCGGGACCGTCAGCGGCTTCAGCGCGTCAACTACGACCAGGAATGGTTACATCTCCCTAGGCGGCAAGCTCTATCCGGTTACCAGCGACACGACCTACTCCGTCAACGGCACGCCGGTGACGCAGGATGAGCTGCAGCGTCTGCCGAAGGGCTTTACAAGCGGCGCGTACAGCGCGACGGTGACGCTTGACTCGAACGGGAATGCCGCGAATGTTGCGGTCACGCGCTACAACCTTAGTGGCTTCCTGACGCAGGCGACACCCGCTGCGTCCTCGCCGGATACGCTGGACGAGATTCGGGTTGCGACCTTCGACTCGGCGACACCCGGGACGGGCACCTACGACGTGACGGGCGCGACGCTCCTGCTGGACGGGCAGAGTGCAGCCGTCGCGGACATCCAGAAGGCGTTGAGCGACTTCTCGAGCGCCCACAGCGGTCAGCCGATCTCAGTGAAGATCGAGACGCCTTACAATACGTCGACGCACGCCTTCGACGTGGCTGGACCTTCCACGAGGGGTACGGCCGTGGCGGTCAAGGTCTCCACGAAGACGGTCAGCGGGCAGGTTACCGCGTTCGGGTCCGACAGCAGCGGTACCTACGTGCAGCTCAGCGGTCAGGACAACGCGATCTACATCGCTAACAGCAATCTGGGTTCTAGCGACTTCCGTGTAGGCGCAAACGTGACGGTGCTGCTGGACGCCTCCGGTAACGCGGTGGCGGTGCTTCAAACCTCGGCACAGCAGACCGACTTCTACGCCATCCTGAGCAAGATCAACACCACCTCAAGCAGCTCGGGCGGTACCACGACGACGATCACCGTGACCATGGGCGATGGTTCCGCGGCGACGTACACGCTTCGTAGCGGTGTATCGGTGGACCAGGGCCTTGTGGGTGAGCCTGTGTATGTCACGGTCGGCAGTGACGGCTACGTCAGCTCGGTGGCCAGCTACAATAACGCGTTTGTGCCCGTTAGCGGCACGGTGTCGCAGGTCACGTCGAGCTACGTGCAGCTGCAGGGCCTGAGCCCGTACGTGATCTCGGGCACGCCGCTGATCTTCGACGCTGCGGACACAAGCTTCGCAAACCAGCTGCCGCTGGCCAGCGTAGTGAAGGGGCAGAAGGCGGAGCTCTACCTGAACTCGAAGGGCCAGGTCGGGCTGATCATCCTGAGCACGGTGCAGGTCAGCTCGCTCACGCTGAACAGCGGATCGAGCCTGACTCTGAACCAGGGTAGCACTTACCAGCTCCAGGTGACGGCCACCGTGGGCGGCACGACCCAGGACGTGACGGACATCTCCGGGTATAACTCCAGCAATCCGGTTGTGGCGACGGTTTCTCCCACCGGCCTTGTGACTGCCCAGCAGCCGGGAGTCGCGAGGATCACTGTGAGCTACCGTGGTAGCGTGGCAATGGTCGACGTTACTGTGCCAGGTGTGACCGGACTGGCGGTGGAGGGGCCGGACGGGAATACACACGATGCAACGCACCCGTACCAGATGACAACAGGTGATACTGCGCAGCTGAGCGTCCTGGCCGTGCCGGGCTACGCGGACTTGACTCCATACGCCTCCTACAGCTCGAGTGACGAAAGCGTTGCGACCGTGAACCAGGCGGGCCTTGTCACCGCTGTTGGTGCAGGCACCGCGCAGATCACGGTGAGGTACAACGGGCAGCAAGCAGCGTTCACCGTGAGCGTAAGCGCACCCGTTACGCTGAATTCTATCAGCGTAACGCCGAGCAGCCCGGTGAGTCTAACCACTGGTGCGACGCTACAGTTGAAAGTGACCGCTAACTTGTCGGACAGCACCACGCCAGACGTCACGGATAGCGCCAGCTACTCCTCGAACGACACCAGCGTGGCGACGGTCTCCAACACGGGTCTGGTGACTGCTACGGGTCCTGGCGTGGCGACCATCACCGTGAGCTACGGTGGGAAGCAGCAGACGCTGCAGGTGCAGGTGGATCTGGACAAACTCCAGAGCATCACGGTGCAGCCTAGCTCTGCGACGCTCAGTGCTGGTGCGCAGCTGCAGCTGAAGGTCACGGCAAAGTTCGCCGACAATGTGACGAAGGACGTGACTGGTGTTGCGGCCTACGCCAGCAGCGACAGCAGCGTGGCCACGGTCACGCCCAGTGGGCTTGTGACCGCCAAGGCTACCGGTAACGCGACAATTACCGTGACCTACGGCGGGCAGAACGGTACGGCTGCTATCATTGTGCCGTAG
- a CDS encoding 4Fe-4S binding protein, with protein MNIFARVWEASKALVLGHATTWHEYFKPEITVRYPEEKPEYVSGTRGIPALKWNYEKGDLNCTGCGLCARACPISVIEVRQPVGPDGRHLQKPEVFFLDFSRCMVCNLCVEACPFDALEMADMVDLAQYTQDDLVFNKEQLANIWVDSHARRVALGEKL; from the coding sequence GTGAACATCTTCGCGCGCGTCTGGGAGGCGTCCAAGGCGCTGGTGCTGGGCCACGCCACCACGTGGCACGAGTACTTCAAGCCCGAGATCACCGTCCGCTATCCGGAGGAGAAGCCGGAGTACGTCAGCGGGACGCGCGGCATCCCCGCGCTCAAGTGGAACTACGAGAAGGGCGACCTGAACTGCACGGGCTGCGGGCTCTGCGCCCGCGCCTGCCCGATCTCGGTGATCGAGGTGCGCCAGCCGGTGGGACCCGACGGGCGGCACCTGCAGAAGCCCGAGGTCTTCTTCCTCGACTTCTCGCGCTGCATGGTCTGCAACCTCTGCGTCGAGGCCTGTCCCTTCGACGCCCTGGAGATGGCGGACATGGTCGATCTCGCGCAGTACACCCAGGACGACCTGGTCTTCAACAAGGAGCAGCTGGCCAACATCTGGGTGGACTCCCATGCCAGGCGCGTGGCGCTGGGCGAGAAGCTATGA
- the nuoK gene encoding NADH-quinone oxidoreductase subunit NuoK translates to MIPLGYYLVFAALLFSIGLFGAMRRENAITILMSIELMLNAVNVNLVAFSRYLPGVGVSGQIFAIFVITVAAAEAAVGLAIILVIARRRRTVDVNEVRTLHD, encoded by the coding sequence GTGATCCCGCTGGGCTACTACCTGGTCTTCGCCGCGCTCCTCTTCTCCATCGGGCTCTTCGGGGCGATGCGACGGGAGAACGCCATCACCATCCTGATGTCCATCGAGCTGATGCTCAACGCGGTCAACGTCAACCTGGTCGCCTTCTCCCGCTACCTGCCCGGGGTGGGCGTCAGCGGCCAGATCTTCGCGATCTTCGTCATCACCGTCGCCGCCGCGGAGGCGGCCGTGGGCCTGGCCATCATCCTGGTCATCGCCCGGCGGCGGCGCACCGTGGACGTCAACGAGGTGCGGACGCTGCACGACTGA